Genomic segment of Panicum virgatum strain AP13 chromosome 9N, P.virgatum_v5, whole genome shotgun sequence:
TCTCGCTGGCTTTGCGTACAAAAGTGAATGTGTTCGGATGCCGAACAAGAGTAGTTTGTGCTGTAATGCATTTTGGACCCATTTCATACCAATGACGTGAATTCGAAGCAGTAGTTATTAAAATTAGCTGTCCTGTTTACATTGAAATTCGGCTATGGAAGCTAAGTCGAAAACATTTGGTAATAGGGGCCAGTGTGAAATACATGTATTGATTTGGCAACAACGTAATGGTGGTTTTGTTTCAGTTTTGATGCTGCATCCTAGTTTGGTGTCAACAAGGACTGAATAGGCTATGATTTTATACCCTTCTGTGTTGTGATTTGGTTTTTTAAGTTAGTGTATGAATTTAACAATAACAGTGAGATAGATTTTCTGTTCAGTTGGTACTGTGAAGTTATTTCTTCATCCATGGGATTAATAGTTTTGTTGAATGAAGTTCCATACTAGGTTTCATAAGATGTTAGGGATTGCTACATCATTTTGGTGTTTGTGTGCTAAGTTTCTGTTGCCTTTGTTTTTGCAAGCACGAATGCTATATGATGTTATGCATGTTCACCTTTATTCATACCTATGATACTTACTATTTTTCATGCTAAATCAAGAGAAACGTTTTGACTTGTTAGATGCTGCAAGTACCTTCTCTCGCAATGGGGCTTgttcctttctttgtttatctagataatacttcatgcactGTAATTTAACTTACTGTTATGATAATTTTCCTGTAGGGCTGTATCTATATTCTGCTACAGAAAGTAAGCTCACTGTTGATACCTCAAGAGGGGAAAGACTACATATCAATGTTAGTGCAATGTTGTTTCCTCTCCCAAATCTTCCAATTTTCTTGTACTTTCTGGTAGCACTTACCATATTTAGAAAGCAGGCCATCGAAATCTAGTTATGCTAAAATTTATGTCTTTTGCCATCTTTCATCAACTTCAATTTAGTCTATGAACTATCAGTAGTGTAAAATTTGGAATTATTTTCTTCAAGTTTAGCTCAGATTGTCTTCATGTTAGTTATTGGCACATTACAACTTGACACTAGTGAACAAAAGATCTGTAGAGTTTATATAGTTCAAATGTGAAAGAACAATTGGTAGGCAGCTAGTTGAGATATTTACAAATTACTAATTTGGTGAGGCCCAGCGCAGAACATATGTCATCTTTTGCTGTATGTGAAGATGCTGCTTTTCTTTTTGACTCTTAATATGCATGGTTGGTTTTGCAGTTTGATGTTACATTCCCGGCCCTTCCTTGCTCTCTAGTTGCTGTTGATACAATGGATGTCAGTGGAGAGCAACATTATGATATAGTATGTGCACTGATTTTGCCCGTTTCCTCTTTTATGCTTTGTTTTACATATTCTAAATTGTTTCCCAAGCTTTACTGCATAAACTGTTTCTTGATGGGATAAACATCCATTTTGCAGAAACATGACATAATAAAGAAAAGAATTGATCATCTTGGTAATGTAATTGAATCAAGAAAAGATGGAGTTGGTGCCCCTAAGGTATATAATTTTACTTTTAACATTAACTAGAATGTGAGTGAAGTTGGTCTGATTTAAGCAAATCTGGACCTGCTTTTAGCAAGTACCATGTCTTTTAGTACTAAATTGTGCAGCATTTGTTATCATTACCTTTTGATTGCTATTTTGATTTATTGCAGCATTTGCGATTCTTGTTTTGTTTATTAATGAAGTTAGCAATGTCCtcatatttaattttctttcagtGAGCTTTCTATGACCTTGAAGAGGTACCAAGAGATATCATGTTAGTTattgttatttttttttctcataaaATTTCGGTACCTCACATGGTCCGTATAAATACTCTTTTAATATTTAATAAAGAACTGTTGGCTGGTGGACGATCTGCTTAAAATGTATTCTTAAATtctggtggtgctggtggtgctAAGAGGCTGTCATCTTCTTTCATTAATGGTCAAATGTGGAATAGCAGCATATTTCTATATCAGGATGATTCTTCCTTGAACTAACTCCTTCCCCCCGTCCTGGTTTCTATCTTCTATAGATTGAAAGACCGTTACAGAAGCATGGTGGTAGGCTTGACCACAATGAGGTTTACTGTGGATCCTGTTATGGTTCTGAGGAGGTATACGTCTGTGACATTGTTACATTGATGCTACTTATTTTGATACATGCATTTTTTTCACATTGATGTTATTTATCCCATGGTCCTTCTGTCACTTCAGTTAATAAACACCAACAGATTTCTCCTTTAAAATTTCATTGCATCCTCTAAGAAGCCCTAATATTTGCATTGGCAACTTCACCAGTCAGATGATCAGTGTTGCAACTCCTGTGAAGAAGTTCGTGATGCCTATCGGAAGAAAGGATGGGCTTTCACCAATGTAGAATTAATTGATCAGGTACTATGTGCTCTATTAAATTTGGCCAATTTTATGAAAGTAGCACAATCATGTTCAATCAAATGTGTCTTAACAAAACTCGTATGTGCAGCACTCTATTGTGAATTGTGATGCATGATTTGTCCTCGAGTCCTTAGTTGGGTTTTCTGGTACATAGGGAGCCCGTATTCTTATCAAATGAATGGTTTCTACACATGCCTGTATTCATTTCTTTACAGTATACTATTGATGACCTTTTTTAAAATGTGTACTTGGtgttcatttctttttctttgaacTTTAAAGCTACAAAAATGTGTGAGCCACCTTAATTTGTTCATGCATACTGCATTCTTTTACTTAGCTAAGATTTTTTGCTGCATGCACCTGATTCATTTAGACATTTTTTGTTTTACTTTGTTGTTGTGTTTTCTTTTTAACTAGTTAGTTTCTTCACATTCCAGTGCAAGAGAGAAGGCTTCGTACAAAGGTTAAAAGATGAGCAAGGGGAAGGTTGTAACATCCATGGATTTGTAAATGTGAATAAAGTAGCTGGCAACTTTCACTTTGCCCCTGGGAAAAGCTTGGAGCAGTCATTCAACTTCCTGCAAGATCTGTTGAACCTCCAACCTGAATCTTACAATGCAAGTAGAATTAAATTCTCTTTATCCTTATCGGAGGAATTATAATTTTGTTTATAACCATAAACTGATAATTGTCCATTGACCGCTTTCCTGGAAACAGATAagtcacaagataaacaaaCTGTCCTTTGGGGAAGAGTTCCCCGGTGTTGTCAATCCTCTTGATGGGTATGCTTTGGAATTTAGACTACATTTCAGAACATAATTATATTTCActtttctctacaacttttcCCATGCCTAATTTTGCCGAGTATTTCAGAGTTGAGTGGACACAGGATAACTCCAATGGGTTAACAGGGATGTACCAGTATTTTGTGAAGGTAAAATTTTGGTAACTACTGGCGATATTCTTGAATACAATTCCTTAGATGTAAGCTGCAGGGGACATGAAGATATTGATCCTGCCTGCTTCAACCTGCTAACCATCTCTTTTGTACAGGTTGTTCCTACGATCTACACGGATATTAGGGGACGCAAGATTCACTCAAATCAGGTAAATAGCATTCTCCATGCCTAGTTGTACTTCTGAAGCCTAGGCTTGTGATTAATTAGTTGCCTTCTTTTTGCAGTTTTCTGTAACGGAGCACTTCAGAGAGGCAATTGGCTATCCTAGGCCTCCACCTGGTGTATATTTCTTCTACGAATTTTCACCAATTAAGGTGATGAAGGATATCCCTGTGATTTTATATTGTCAGACTAGCATTTCTCTTTTGTTCGTTGTGGTTCATCTATTGATACCCTGCAACTTTTGACATTCAATCATCCTTTTGCTCTAAAAGCAAAAAGCATACTCTGCATTTATTTCTTAGAATTGACACTCCAGTTTTCTTATCATGTTGGTCTCTTCAAGATAACATGCGAAGATCACCATCTGTACAGGTATATGTCATCCTCTACATTAAATTCATTAGTTGGTCTGACTGTTCCTTGACAGGTTGATTTTACTGAAGAAAATACTTCGCTCCTTCACTTCCTGACGAACATATGTGCTATTGTTGGAGGTTTGTCATAACTCGCAGCTATGCATAATCATATGATAAACGAAAGTCATAAATTGCCAACCCCTTGTCCATCTACACTTTTGCAGGTATTTTCACAGTTGCTGGCATTGTCGATTCTTTCGTTTACCATGGTCATCGTgcca
This window contains:
- the LOC120691185 gene encoding endoplasmic reticulum-Golgi intermediate compartment protein 3-like, with product MELWSKLRNLDAYPKVNEDFYSRTLSGGLITILSSLAILLLFFSEIRLYLYSATESKLTVDTSRGERLHINFDVTFPALPCSLVAVDTMDVSGEQHYDIKHDIIKKRIDHLGNVIESRKDGVGAPKIERPLQKHGGRLDHNEVYCGSCYGSEESDDQCCNSCEEVRDAYRKKGWAFTNVELIDQCKREGFVQRLKDEQGEGCNIHGFVNVNKVAGNFHFAPGKSLEQSFNFLQDLLNLQPESYNISHKINKLSFGEEFPGVVNPLDGVEWTQDNSNGLTGMYQYFVKVVPTIYTDIRGRKIHSNQFSVTEHFREAIGYPRPPPGVYFFYEFSPIKVDFTEENTSLLHFLTNICAIVGGIFTVAGIVDSFVYHGHRAIKKKMELGKLG